The Desulfatibacillum aliphaticivorans DSM 15576 DNA window TTTCTTGGCGGCCGCTTTGGGCGCCGCTTTTTTGGCCGGAGCCTTCTTGGCGGCGGTCTTTTTAGCAGCGGTTTTTTGGGCCGGGGCTTTTTTCGCCGCAGCCTTTTTGGGGGCGGCCTTGGCTTTTATTTCCTTTGCCTCCTCAGCTTTTGCTTCCACTTTTTCAGCCGCCGCCGCAGGCGCTTCTTTGGCGGTTTCGGTTTTTTCCTCCACAGCCGCTTCAGGCGTTTTGCCGTCTACTTCACTCATTGTTCTTCTCCTCTTCACATTGCGATGTTAAAAGATGTAAAAAAAGTTGAAACCTTAAAAAATAAATCCCGGAGATAATTCCCAGGGCCATGCATACTCAGTATGTCAACTACAATATGACGCAGCGCGTCAATTTGTCAAGGCTTTTTTTTCACAACAAAAAATCCATGCTGTTCAAACACGATTCAAACACTGCCATGAAAGGCGGGAGTCTTTTTACCTATACCCGATAGGGCTTTATCTTGACGGAAAAGAATGATAGTCTTAACGGAGAAAAATTGAGGGGTAAGGCGGGGTTAATCTAATTTTTACAAAGCAGGATCAAAATGGTTTCCCGAACCGGCAAAAAGCGTGATAAAGATAGTTTTTCTCCTCCTGAGCCTCGGGTTTTCAGGTACGAACTTCCCGGGGGCTGGGAGGTGCTTGCCGGCAAAACCGATGAGGACAACGACCTTTTGAGCCTCAAGACGGCCAGGCCCAACGACTGGTGGTTTCACGTGCGCGGCATGCCGGGCAGCCACGTGGTTTTACGGGCCAGGGATGGGGAGCAGCCGGACTCTCAGGTT harbors:
- a CDS encoding NFACT RNA binding domain-containing protein yields the protein MVSRTGKKRDKDSFSPPEPRVFRYELPGGWEVLAGKTDEDNDLLSLKTARPNDWWFHVRGMPGSHVVLRARDGEQPDSQVKKQAAAIAAYHSKARNGGIVPVSCTQACNVTKPRGAKPGTVHIKKEVVYKVRPSSGEE